The genomic interval GGAAGCCGAGAACCGGCCAGCCCGTCTGCTTGCGCTTGATGAGCATGGGTTCAGCCGTCCAGGTGAGGAAGGCGGACACGTCGGTCGCCATCTGATCGATCGAGGCATCCATGCCGTCGTCGTAGGTAACCTGGCCCGCGCTCGTCAGGGGCGGCGGCATGCCGATGGCGAGAGCCGGGAAATACGGGTTGAAGTAGGTGCCGGGCGGCACCTCGTAATCCGGGAACTCCTCGGTCAGGCTCTCCCCGTTGGACAGGGCGAAGGTCGCCGGGTCGCGATAGCCGGTAAGCAGCGAATGGACGTAATGCGTGCCCTCCTCGCGCGCCTTGGTAATCAGCGAGAGGTCGGGCGGAGCCTTGCCGCCATTGGCCGCCTTGGCGGCAACGTCGTTGGGATAGGGCGATGGGAAGTAGTCGGTCGGTTCACCCGGCCGGGAAACGTTCTCGCCGGTGTCCGGATCAATACCGGGAACCTGCCAGCTGGCTGCCTCAGCCTTGATCTGCGCCTCAGAATAGCCGAGCCCGGCGAGATTGCGGAAGGCGACCAGGTTGAGCGAGTGGCAGGCCGAGCAGACTTCCTTGTACACCTTGTAGCCGCGCTGAAGCTGCGCGATGTCCCAGTGTCCGACCGGTCCTTCGAAGGCGTAGCTCACGTCCTCCTTCGGCGCGAGATGGAAGACATGGTCGGCGGTTTCCGCGGCATCGTCCGTCGCCGCGGTGTACGCACCGGTCACGAAGGCGAGCAGCACCACGAGGGTGAAGCCCAGGCCGACAAGGATTCCAACAAGGCGGATCATATTTTCGTCTTTCCCCTGAAGCTCGCGATCAGACCGCGGGCTCGGCGTTTTCGCCCAGCACGGCCTTCTTGTCCGATCCCAGCACCGCCTCGGTAATCGAGAAGGGCAGGGGTTCGGGCCGTTCGATCGAGGAGACCAGCGGCAGGATCACGAGGAAGTGCAGGAAGTAGTAGGCGGTCGCGATCTGGCTCAGCATCACGAACGGTTCCTGCGCCGGCGCGCCGCCGCAGTAGAACAGTACCGCCATGCACGGGATCAGACCGAACCAGAAGAACTTGCGGAACAGCGGGCGGTAATGGCCGCTGCGGACCGGACCGCGATCGAGCCAGGGCAGGAAGAACCAGCACAGGATCGCACTGAACATCGCGAGCACGCCCCACAGCTTCGCCGGCAGAATGAAGTCGAAGGTAAAGGCTCGCAGGATCGCGTAGAACGGCCAGAAATACCATTCGGGCACGATGTGCGCAGGCGTGGAGAGCGGGTTGGCCGGAATGTAGTTGTCCGGGTGGCCGAGCTGGTTCGGAATGAAGAACACGAAGGCCATGTAGATGAGCAGGAAGATGCCGAGCCCGAAGCCGTCCTTGGCCGTGTAATAGGGATGGAACGGCACGGTATCGCTCTCGCTCTTCACCTCTACGCCGGTGGGATTGCTCGAACCGGGAATGTGCAGCGCCCAGATATGCATGATAACGGCGCCCGCGATCACGAAAGGCAGCAGGAAGTGAAGCGAGAAGAAGCGGTTGAGCGCGGCGTTGTCGGGCGCGTAACCGCCCAGCAGCCAGACCTGCAACGGCTCGCCCACCAGGGGAATCGCACCGAACAGGCCGGTGATGACCTTCGCGCCCCAGAAGCTCATCTGGCCCCAGGGAAGCACATAACCCATGAAGGCGGTGGCCATCATCAGCAGGAAGATCACCACGCCGATCAGCCATATCATCTCGCGCGGGGGCTTGTAGCTGGCGTAGAAGAAGCCGCGGAAGATGTGAATGTAGATGACGACGAAGAAGAAGCTGGCGCCGTTGGCATGCGCATACCGCATCAGCCAGCCCCAGTTGACGTCGCGCATGATGTGCTCGACCGATTCGAAGGCGACCAGCGCATTGGGTGCGTAGTGCATCGCAAGGATGACGCCGGTGACGATCTGGAGCATCAGGCAGAAGCCCGCCAGAACGCCGAAATTCCAGAAATAGGACAGGTTGCGCGGCACCGGGTAGCCCGCACCCACTGCATTGTAGACCAGACGCGGCAACGGCAGCTTCTCGTCGAGGAAGCGCGTCAGGCCGGTTTGGGGGGTATATTCTCGGGCCCAGGGAAAGCTCATCGCAGGTCTCTCTTGCCTCAGCCGATCACGATCGTCGTGTCGGTCGAAAATTCATAGGGCGGCACTTCGAGGTTGAGCGGCGCCGGTCCTTTCCGGATGCGCGCGGCGGTATCGTAGCTCGAACCGTGGCAGGGGCAGAAATAGCCGTCGAATTCGCCCTTGGGCTCCCCCTCGGCGGCGCCCAGCGGCACGCAGCCCAAGTGGGTGCAAACCCCCATGACGACGAGGATGTTCTCGTGCCCTTCGAGCGTGCGCTCCTGCAAGGTGGCCGGATCGCGCAACGAGCTGACGTTGACCGCGTTCGCCTCGTCGATCTCGCGCTGCGTGAGATGGCGCACGAAGACCGGCTGCTTGCGGAACACCGCCTTGATCGACTGGCCCGCCTCGAGCGTGGAAATATCGAGTTCGGTCGTGCTTTCGGCCAGCACGTCCGCAGACGGTGCCATCTGGCTGATCAGCGGCAGCAGCGTCAGCAGACCGCCAACGCCCGCGGCGGAAACCGCGGCGATATTGATGAAGTCGCGGCGACGCACGCCGTCGTTCTCGGGACCATCGACGGTTGCGTCGTGCCCTTCAGCATTGCCGGTGGTGGTAGCCATACCCTTGCCTTGCCCATCGCTTCATGGGGAAGAAGGCCGCGACCCGGCCCGCCATGAATGCGTGAAAATCCGTTCAAGCCGCACGACGAACCGTTCCCGGGCGGCGGCTTGGCGCGGCTGATAGCCGAGCGAACCCGCCATGCCAACCGCCTTTTGGCGGTAATATGGCAGTCCGCCCGCCAGCACTCGTTCGGAGCGGCGGTCAGCCGGGCAGGGCGATCAGCGAAAACTGGCGTCCGCTGGTCGGGTTTCCGCTATGCGTGGCACGGCGATAGGAGTGATACCGCCCGGGATTGGCATAGGTGTCGACGCCAAGCTCGTCAGCAGTTCGCACGCCCGCTTCGGACAGGCGGAAGGCGACGAACCCGGGAAGGTCGAACTTGTAGTGACCGGTGCGTCCAGTGGCAAAGAAGCGGGCGGGGTCCGTGTCGAGCCGATCCTCGATATCTTTCCGGAAGCCTGCGTCCACCTCGTAATTCTCCTGCCGGATGGTCGGACCGATCGCCGCGGCGATGCGATAGCGCTCCGCCCCCAGTCCTTCCATCGCGTCGATTGTCGATTCGAGGACGCCCCCGACGGCCCCGCGCCAGCCGGCATGGGCAGCCCCGACAACGCCCGCCCTGCGATCGGCGAGCAGTACCGGGGCGCAGTCGGCGGTCACGATACCCAGCGCCAGGCCGGGCCTATCCGTCACGAGAGCATCGGCTTCGGGGCGGTCGGATTCGCCGGCAAAGGGTGCGCGCACGATGCAAGCCCGGGCGGAGTGGACCTGCCGAACGAGAACCAGGCGCGATCCCGCTGCAATCTCGCCTGGATCAGGTTCGCCCTCGCGGCCGACGCCGGGAAGAAACGCATGGGGAACGCCTTCCAGGACCGCCGAGCGGATTGCGCCTCCCAAGTCAGCCAAGCGACCGGATCACCTGTTCGGAGGTGTCGCGCGAAAGGGTCGCCGACGCCAGCCGCTCGAGCTGTCCGCGCATAAGGGCGGAGCGCTCCGTTTCTATCCGTCGCCAGCGTCCGAGCGGCGTGACGAATCGCGCCGCGGTCTGCGGGTTGATGCGGTCGAGTTCGAGAATGAGATCGGCGATCATCCGGTATCCCTCGCCGCTCGCCGCATGGAAGGCATGGGGATTGTAGGCAAAGGTCATCATGAGCGAGCGCACGCGGTTCGGATTGGCGAGCGTGAAGTCGCTGTGCTCGCGCAGCGCCTTCACGTGCTCGAGAACGGATGGGTGCTGGGAGCCAGCCTGAAGCGCGAACCACTTGTCGATGACCAGCGCATTGCCCGCGTAGCGGTTGTAGAAATCGAGCAAGGCATCGGTCCGCTCCACCCCGGGCAGGCCCGCGAGAACCATCAACGCGCTTTGCCGGTCGGTCATGTTGTCGGCGCGGCCGTACTGGTGCGCGGCGAGGTCGGCAGCCTTGGCAGGATCACTCGCCGCGGCAAGAACAAGCACCTGGGCCTTGACCTTGCGCGCCCCGCGTGCCGCGGGATCGAGCGAATAGGGCACTTGCTCGCACCGCTCGTAGAGGGCGTGCAGATCCGTCTTCAGGCGGCGGCCCAGGTCGGCCTTCAGGCCCTCCTTCTCGTCGTGAATGCGACCGGGATCGGCGATTAGCATCGTTTCGGCGAGGTAGGTCTCGCTCGGCAGAACAAGCAGTTCCCCCCGCATCAGGTCGTCGAGCGTGTCATCGATGATGACCGCGCGAATGGCTTGTGCGATGGCCCCGCGAGTCCGGTCTCGCCCGCTTTCGGACAAACTGCCCTCGATGGCGGCTTTCAGGTGGTTGACGACCAGATCCTGCAGCGCCTCGTAGCGAGCGAACGAATCGTCGTCGTTCGCTGCCAGAAAGACGAGGTCGTCCTGCGATATGTCGCGCTCGATGGTGACGGGCGCGGAAAAGCCGCGATTGATGGAAAGAACAGGGAGCCGGGCAAATCCGTCGAAGGAAAGCGTCTTTTGCGCCTCGTCGAGAATGACCAGTCGCTCCCCGTCATGGGTAGCGCTGTCGCGATCGAACAGCGCGATCTTCAGCGGGATCGGCATGGGGTGCTTGTCAGGTTGGCCCGGGGTAGGCGGAACCGTCTGAACGAGGTGCAGCCTTGCGGTGCTCCCCTCGTGCTCCAGCCGGACGCTGACCTTCGGAGTGCCTGCCTGGGAATACCACAAGCGGAACTGTTCGAGATCCAGCCCGGCTCCATCCTCGATGGCGCGCACGAAATCCTCGCAGGTGGCCGCTTCGCCGTCGTGCCGATCGAAATAGAGGTCCGTCCCTTCGCGAAACCGTTCTTCCCCGCTCATCGTCCGCATCATGCGGATGACTTCGGCCCCCTTGTTGTAAACCGTTGCGGTATAGAAATTGCTGATCTCGCGGAAGGAATCGGGCCTGATGGGATGCGCCAGCGGGCCCGAGTCCTCGGGGAACTGAGCGGCGCGCAGAACCCGGACATCCTCGATCCGCTTGACCGCCTCGGATTGCATGTCCTGACTGAACAACTGGTCGCGAAGAACCGTGAACCCCTCTTTCAGGGAAAGCTGGAACCAGTCGCGGCAGGTTACGCGGTTGCCGGACCAGTTGTGGAAGTATTCATGCGCGATCACGCCCTCCACGGCATCGTAATCGCCGTCGGTCGCGGTTTCGGTGTCGGCCAGCACGTATTTCGTATTGAAGACGTTCAGACCCTTGTTCTCCATCGCGCCCATGTTGAAATCGGAAACGGCGACGATGTTGTAGAGATCGAGGTCGTATTCTCGCCCGAAGGTTTCCTCGTCCCAGCGCATTGCTGCCTTGAGCGATTCCATCGCGTGTTCGGTCCGCTCGAGATCGCCCTCGCGAACCCATACGTTCAGCGCGACCTTGCGTCCGCCCCGGGTGGTGAAGCTGTCGGATCTTGCGACCAGATCGCCCGCGACCAGCGCGAACAGGTAGGATGGCTTGAGCCAGGGATCGTGCCACTCGGCCCAGTGCGTGCCGTCCTGGCCTTCCCCTTCGGATTCCAGGTTGCCGTTGGAAAGCAGGATCGGAAACCGGGCCTTCTGACCGCGCATCCGCACGCGGTAGGTGGAAAGGACGTCGGGCCTGTCGGGGAAGAAGGCGATGCGACGAAATCCCTCGGCCTCGCATTGCGAACACAGTATGCCGTTCGATGCGAACAGGCCCATCAGCTGCGTGTTGGCGGAAGGGTCGAAACTGCTGGCGACCTCCACCTCGTGGGTACTGCCGGAGAGAGGAAGCAGAAGATCGCCCCCCTCCATCCGCCACTCGTTCACCGTTTTCCCGTCGACTTTTACGTAAAGCGGCTCGATCTCGTCGCCATTGAGGCGCAGGACCGGATCGGCTTCGGCATCCGGATTGCGTTCGACCGAAAGCGTAGCGACGACCGTCGTCCTTTCGAGGCTGAGATCGAAGTCGAGCCGGGTCTGCGGAACGCGCCAGGCGAAGGGTCGATAGTCTTCCCGCCTGATCTCGGGCGGCTGATGCGGTTCGCCGGCGGCGTCGGCCATTTCCGGATTGCCGTCGGGAGTTGCAGGAGTGCGGGCGATATCCATTGGCGAGCCTGTTGTCCTTGGCATGGGCGGTAGAATGGCTACAACGCGCCTGTGACACATCTGTTCATCTTCGGACTTGGCTATACGGCGTCTCGGGTCAAGGCCGTCGTCGAAAAAGCCGGCTGGACGGTGAACGCAACCGGGAGCGACGGGGACATCGACTTTGCCGATGGCGATGGAGTGCGGGCCGCGCTGGATGCGGCAACGCATGTCCTGTCTTCCGTTCCCCCCGACCGCGAAAGCGGACTGGACCCGGCGCTGAACACCTACGGGCGCGATTTCGGGCGGGCGTGGTACGGTTATCTCTCATCCACGGGAGTGTACGGCGACACGCGCGGCGCCTGGGTGGACGAGAGCTCTCCTGTCGGTACGGGGCGGCGAACGGCGCGGGCCGAATGTGATGCGCTGTGGCTCCGCCTCGGTGCGCGGGTGTTTCGCCTGCCGGGCATTTACGGGCCGGGACGCAATGCGCTCGACAAGGTGCGCGATGGTTCGGCCCACCGGATCGACCATCCCGGGCAGGTCTTCAGCCGCGTGCATGTGGACGACATCGTGAGCGGAGTGATGGCGGCCTTGACGGGCCCGGCACCACCGGGTGCCTACAATCTGGGCGACGATCTCCCGGCCAGTCACAACGCCGTGACCGAAGAGGCCTGCCGCCTGCTCGGCGTTGCACCGCCGCCTCTGCTGACCCTGGATGAGGCCGGCCTGTCGCCGATGGCGCGCAGCTTCTATGCCGAGAACCGCCGTGTGGCGAACGGCAAGGCCAGGCGGGTGCTGAACTGGCGCCCGCGCCATCCGACCTATCGCGAGGGACTACGCAGCTTGCTTTAGAGGCGCGGTCGGGGTGCTGCGCGCGCGC from Aurantiacibacter spongiae carries:
- a CDS encoding cytochrome c1; this encodes MIRLVGILVGLGFTLVVLLAFVTGAYTAATDDAAETADHVFHLAPKEDVSYAFEGPVGHWDIAQLQRGYKVYKEVCSACHSLNLVAFRNLAGLGYSEAQIKAEAASWQVPGIDPDTGENVSRPGEPTDYFPSPYPNDVAAKAANGGKAPPDLSLITKAREEGTHYVHSLLTGYRDPATFALSNGESLTEEFPDYEVPPGTYFNPYFPALAIGMPPPLTSAGQVTYDDGMDASIDQMATDVSAFLTWTAEPMLIKRKQTGWPVLGFLLLATLLAWFAKKQVWAPVKPRKD
- the pepN gene encoding aminopeptidase N produces the protein MDIARTPATPDGNPEMADAAGEPHQPPEIRREDYRPFAWRVPQTRLDFDLSLERTTVVATLSVERNPDAEADPVLRLNGDEIEPLYVKVDGKTVNEWRMEGGDLLLPLSGSTHEVEVASSFDPSANTQLMGLFASNGILCSQCEAEGFRRIAFFPDRPDVLSTYRVRMRGQKARFPILLSNGNLESEGEGQDGTHWAEWHDPWLKPSYLFALVAGDLVARSDSFTTRGGRKVALNVWVREGDLERTEHAMESLKAAMRWDEETFGREYDLDLYNIVAVSDFNMGAMENKGLNVFNTKYVLADTETATDGDYDAVEGVIAHEYFHNWSGNRVTCRDWFQLSLKEGFTVLRDQLFSQDMQSEAVKRIEDVRVLRAAQFPEDSGPLAHPIRPDSFREISNFYTATVYNKGAEVIRMMRTMSGEERFREGTDLYFDRHDGEAATCEDFVRAIEDGAGLDLEQFRLWYSQAGTPKVSVRLEHEGSTARLHLVQTVPPTPGQPDKHPMPIPLKIALFDRDSATHDGERLVILDEAQKTLSFDGFARLPVLSINRGFSAPVTIERDISQDDLVFLAANDDDSFARYEALQDLVVNHLKAAIEGSLSESGRDRTRGAIAQAIRAVIIDDTLDDLMRGELLVLPSETYLAETMLIADPGRIHDEKEGLKADLGRRLKTDLHALYERCEQVPYSLDPAARGARKVKAQVLVLAAASDPAKAADLAAHQYGRADNMTDRQSALMVLAGLPGVERTDALLDFYNRYAGNALVIDKWFALQAGSQHPSVLEHVKALREHSDFTLANPNRVRSLMMTFAYNPHAFHAASGEGYRMIADLILELDRINPQTAARFVTPLGRWRRIETERSALMRGQLERLASATLSRDTSEQVIRSLG
- a CDS encoding Rossmann-fold NAD(P)-binding domain-containing protein encodes the protein MTHLFIFGLGYTASRVKAVVEKAGWTVNATGSDGDIDFADGDGVRAALDAATHVLSSVPPDRESGLDPALNTYGRDFGRAWYGYLSSTGVYGDTRGAWVDESSPVGTGRRTARAECDALWLRLGARVFRLPGIYGPGRNALDKVRDGSAHRIDHPGQVFSRVHVDDIVSGVMAALTGPAPPGAYNLGDDLPASHNAVTEEACRLLGVAPPPLLTLDEAGLSPMARSFYAENRRVANGKARRVLNWRPRHPTYREGLRSLL
- the pgeF gene encoding peptidoglycan editing factor PgeF; translated protein: MADLGGAIRSAVLEGVPHAFLPGVGREGEPDPGEIAAGSRLVLVRQVHSARACIVRAPFAGESDRPEADALVTDRPGLALGIVTADCAPVLLADRRAGVVGAAHAGWRGAVGGVLESTIDAMEGLGAERYRIAAAIGPTIRQENYEVDAGFRKDIEDRLDTDPARFFATGRTGHYKFDLPGFVAFRLSEAGVRTADELGVDTYANPGRYHSYRRATHSGNPTSGRQFSLIALPG
- the petA gene encoding ubiquinol-cytochrome c reductase iron-sulfur subunit — its product is MATTTGNAEGHDATVDGPENDGVRRRDFINIAAVSAAGVGGLLTLLPLISQMAPSADVLAESTTELDISTLEAGQSIKAVFRKQPVFVRHLTQREIDEANAVNVSSLRDPATLQERTLEGHENILVVMGVCTHLGCVPLGAAEGEPKGEFDGYFCPCHGSSYDTAARIRKGPAPLNLEVPPYEFSTDTTIVIG
- a CDS encoding cytochrome b, with the translated sequence MSFPWAREYTPQTGLTRFLDEKLPLPRLVYNAVGAGYPVPRNLSYFWNFGVLAGFCLMLQIVTGVILAMHYAPNALVAFESVEHIMRDVNWGWLMRYAHANGASFFFVVIYIHIFRGFFYASYKPPREMIWLIGVVIFLLMMATAFMGYVLPWGQMSFWGAKVITGLFGAIPLVGEPLQVWLLGGYAPDNAALNRFFSLHFLLPFVIAGAVIMHIWALHIPGSSNPTGVEVKSESDTVPFHPYYTAKDGFGLGIFLLIYMAFVFFIPNQLGHPDNYIPANPLSTPAHIVPEWYFWPFYAILRAFTFDFILPAKLWGVLAMFSAILCWFFLPWLDRGPVRSGHYRPLFRKFFWFGLIPCMAVLFYCGGAPAQEPFVMLSQIATAYYFLHFLVILPLVSSIERPEPLPFSITEAVLGSDKKAVLGENAEPAV